In the genome of Raphanus sativus cultivar WK10039 chromosome 4, ASM80110v3, whole genome shotgun sequence, one region contains:
- the LOC108851197 gene encoding uncharacterized protein LOC108851197 — protein MDKVLMALSLDEKEVPFAMPDLPEFSSAEENKLSLMGRLLNPDRQKIPNLIRRMPRKWQKEGIVRGIALSPERFQFIFNNEHDLLDVLERGVQTFEEWVIVVERWVENPPEDYLQYVPVWVQIRDIPVNCYTKEALTAMGDLVGKTLLVAFDPSKPITQDFIRVLVKFNVANPLKTSRVITLRDVAATIRFNYEKIQKRCFTCQRLNHEKDYCPLNVRKRQQEAKERREVAVANLEKKKVLISSDDPLFGVLEEEQVGMDPGSGRMKIAEEVLDEMRRYLRADTGESYGVKVDKVQRSVKLAENGNLTHRLALRLEAPPLFTTDLNRGKGIVFDYQDSGGAPDAQSVQSNPNKLMTASFKAHSSLARRSAPTLLLLQDDTDSVGNSAVPSSNYPTVFTAGKTALCSSGIVKKRPAPRRRPLKSMRHPKTRGDLRGKEMESEEKREGKQAMGCKKRKCSADEEEIKPTSKAACIKAIPDEELSPPQ, from the coding sequence ATGGATAAAGTCTTAATGGCTCTTTCCCTAGATGAAAAAGAAGTTCCTTTTGCCATGCCTGACCTCCCTGAGTTCAGTTCTGCAGAGGAAAACAAGCTTAGTTTGATGGGGAGATTACTGAACCCAGATCGTCAGAAAATACCAAACTTGATCAGGAGGATGCCGAGGAAGTGGCAAAAAGAGGGCATAGTTCGTGGGATAGCTCTTTCGCCAGAACGATTTCAGTTCATTTTTAACAATGAACATGACCTGCTAGATGTTCTTGAAAGAGGAGTTCAGACCTTTGAAGAATGGGTCATCGTGGTTGAGAGATGGGTGGAAAACCCTCCGGAGGATTACCTCCAGTACGTGCCGGTGTGGGTCCAGATTAGGGACATTCCGGTGAACTGCTACACCAAAGAAGCTTTGACGGCCATGGGGGATTTGGTGGGGAAAACATTGCTGGTAGCCTTCGATCCGTCGAAACCTATCACCCAAGACTTCATTAGGGTTTTGGTGAAGTTCAACGTAGCCAACCCTTTGAAAACGTCTCGAGTCATTACGTTGAGAGATGTAGCTGCTACGATTCGTTTCAACTACGAAAAAATTCAGAAACGATGCTTCACTTGTCAGCGCCTCAACCATGAGAAGGATTACTGCCCTCTTAACGTCAGGAAAAGACAACAAGAAGCGAAAGAAAGAAGGGAGGTTGCAGTAGCTaacttggagaagaagaaagtgcTCATAAGCTCGGATGACCCGTTGTTTGGAGTGCTAGAAGAGGAACAAGTAGGTATGGACCCGGGCTCAGGTCGAATGAAAATAGCAGAAGAAGTGCTAGACGAGATGAGAAGGTATCTAAGAGCTGATACAGGGGAAAGCTATGGTGTGAAAGTCGACAAGGTCCAACGATCAGTTAAACTTGCTGAAAATGGGAACTTGACACATAGACTGGCTCTGAGACTTGAGGCTCCTCCTCTGTTTACGACCGATTTAAACAGAGGAAAGGGCATTGTCTTTGACTATCAAGATAGTGGGGGAGCGCCAGATGCTCAAAGTGTTCAAAGCAACCCCAACAAGCTCATGACAGCCTCTTTTAAGGCTCACTCCAGCTTGGCGCGAAGATCAGCTCCGACATTACTTCTCCTCCAAGATGACACAGACAGTGTAGGGAATTCTGCTGTTCCTTCTTCTAACTATCCAACGGTGTTCACAGCAGGTAAAACTGCTCTCTGCTCTTCCGGGATAGTTAAGAAAAGGCCAGCCCCTAGAAGGAGACCTCTAAAATCAATGAGACATCCGAAAACAAGAGGCGACCTGAGGGGAAAAGAAATGGAGtcagaagagaaaagagaagggAAGCAAGCTATGGGGTGCAAAAAAAGGAAGTGTTCTGCAGATGAAGAAGAGATAAAACCAACCAGCAAGGCGGCTTGCATCAAGGCGATCCCGGATGAGGAATTGTCCCCACCCCAATGA